In Pseudomonadota bacterium, a single genomic region encodes these proteins:
- a CDS encoding DUF4212 domain-containing protein, whose protein sequence is MESSQDYWRANVSTILKCLAVWFVCSYLFGIILVDQLNAISIGGYPLGFWFAQQGSIYVFLILIFYYVKHMNRLDREFDVDEQ, encoded by the coding sequence ATGGAAAGCAGTCAAGACTATTGGCGAGCAAATGTGAGCACTATTTTGAAATGTCTAGCGGTATGGTTTGTCTGTTCTTACTTGTTCGGGATTATTCTTGTTGATCAACTTAACGCCATTTCAATTGGTGGCTACCCGTTAGGTTTTTGGTTCGCGCAACAAGGATCGATTTACGTCTTTCTAATTTTAATCTTCTACTACGTTAAACACATGAATCGTTTGGATCGTGAATTTGATGTAGACGAACAATAA